The following are encoded together in the Pleurocapsa sp. FMAR1 genome:
- a CDS encoding xanthine dehydrogenase family protein molybdopterin-binding subunit, with amino-acid sequence MTSTQETKIQQVTGKDISRVDGRLKVTGEACYSAEFPLEGITHGYLIQSTIAKGRIKVIDTSTAEQLPGVLAILTHQNAPKLNSLEGGDMASGLAGENLLPLQSDQVYFDGQHIGIVIAETYEQARLAASLTEITYATEEPVFDLEQAIEHSEKYDAGERLQPSRGDIKSGLQQASVTIEETYTTPLEHHNPMETSATTAEWNDDELTVYDSTQWVMGTRGMLAKGLGLPKEKVRVISHFVGGGFGCKGNFWTHPLLAAIAARQVNRPVRLMLTRQQMFSACGHRPRTIQKLTLAADETGKLTAIRHLTDTETSFIGDHAEPCGMTTTLLYACPNLEVKHNIARVNIGTPTPMRGPGETSGTYALESAMDELAYKAGIDPVEFRIINHADRHPQSDKPWSSKHLIECYHRAADAFGWQDRDPRPGSMRDGDDLIGWGMATATYPGYRFPASAKAQILANGRVVVSSATHDLGTGTYTIMTQIAADTLGLPIERVKFELGDTKLPQASVSGGSSTAASVSPAVRSACEAACLKLIELAIADSESPLYNYTAENIITEQGRIFVAESPSIGETYQEVLQRHNLPFVEAQVSPQDKGARYKSIAARTKPGVVEDEGGADKFAVNSFGAHFVEVRINPRRNQVKVSRIVGAFDVGRILNQKTARSQIYGGTIFGIGMALMEETLLDPHSGRVIIHNLADYHVPIQADIPEIEAIFVEKPDYHFNPLGVRGIGEISTTGVAAAVANAVYHATGKRVRDLPITPDKLL; translated from the coding sequence ATGACCAGCACTCAAGAAACTAAAATTCAACAGGTAACGGGAAAAGATATCTCGCGGGTAGACGGAAGGCTCAAAGTTACGGGAGAAGCCTGTTACTCGGCTGAATTTCCCTTAGAAGGAATCACTCACGGCTATTTAATTCAAAGCACCATCGCCAAAGGAAGAATTAAAGTGATCGATACTTCTACCGCCGAACAATTGCCAGGAGTATTAGCAATTCTAACTCATCAAAATGCACCCAAGCTAAATTCTCTAGAAGGTGGCGATATGGCTAGTGGTCTTGCAGGAGAAAACCTTTTACCCTTACAAAGCGACCAAGTTTATTTTGACGGTCAACATATTGGCATTGTCATCGCCGAAACCTATGAACAAGCAAGACTGGCTGCTTCTTTGACTGAAATAACTTACGCAACAGAAGAACCCGTATTTGACCTGGAACAAGCAATAGAACATTCAGAAAAATACGATGCGGGGGAAAGATTACAGCCCAGTCGGGGAGATATAAAAAGCGGACTCCAACAAGCATCAGTCACTATCGAAGAAACCTATACCACTCCCTTAGAACATCACAACCCGATGGAAACTTCGGCAACTACCGCCGAATGGAACGATGATGAATTGACCGTATATGATTCGACTCAATGGGTTATGGGTACGCGGGGAATGCTGGCCAAAGGCTTGGGCTTACCTAAAGAAAAAGTACGGGTGATTTCTCATTTTGTCGGTGGTGGTTTTGGTTGCAAAGGAAATTTCTGGACGCATCCTCTATTAGCTGCGATCGCAGCTCGTCAAGTCAATCGCCCTGTCAGGTTAATGTTAACCAGACAGCAGATGTTTTCTGCTTGCGGACATCGCCCCCGCACCATTCAAAAGCTGACGTTAGCAGCAGACGAGACGGGCAAACTAACTGCAATTCGCCATCTTACCGATACCGAAACCTCATTTATCGGCGACCATGCAGAACCCTGTGGCATGACTACCACTTTACTTTATGCCTGTCCCAATTTGGAAGTTAAACATAACATAGCTAGAGTCAATATCGGTACGCCAACGCCAATGAGAGGTCCAGGCGAAACATCGGGTACTTATGCTTTAGAATCGGCAATGGACGAACTAGCATATAAAGCAGGTATCGATCCAGTAGAGTTTCGTATTATTAATCATGCAGATCGACATCCCCAGTCCGATAAACCTTGGTCGAGTAAACATCTAATTGAGTGCTATCACCGCGCTGCCGATGCTTTTGGTTGGCAAGATCGCGATCCTCGTCCTGGTTCGATGCGAGATGGAGACGATTTGATTGGTTGGGGGATGGCAACAGCAACCTATCCAGGCTATCGCTTTCCCGCCTCTGCTAAAGCCCAAATTCTGGCTAATGGTCGAGTAGTGGTTAGTAGTGCTACTCACGATCTCGGTACGGGGACATACACAATTATGACCCAAATTGCTGCCGATACTCTAGGTTTACCCATAGAACGAGTTAAGTTTGAATTGGGCGATACCAAATTACCCCAGGCTTCCGTATCTGGTGGTTCTTCCACCGCAGCCAGCGTCAGTCCTGCGGTACGTTCGGCTTGTGAGGCTGCTTGTCTTAAGCTGATTGAACTAGCGATCGCCGATTCCGAATCACCACTTTATAATTACACCGCAGAAAACATTATCACCGAACAAGGACGCATCTTTGTGGCGGAGTCTCCTAGTATCGGTGAAACGTATCAGGAAGTTTTGCAACGTCATAATTTGCCATTCGTAGAGGCGCAAGTATCTCCCCAGGATAAAGGAGCGCGTTATAAATCTATCGCAGCCCGTACCAAACCTGGAGTAGTAGAAGATGAAGGCGGAGCGGATAAATTTGCTGTTAATTCTTTTGGGGCGCATTTCGTCGAAGTTAGAATTAATCCCCGTCGTAATCAAGTTAAAGTTAGCCGTATAGTTGGGGCTTTTGATGTGGGACGGATACTCAATCAAAAAACCGCTCGCAGTCAAATTTATGGCGGGACGATTTTTGGCATCGGCATGGCATTGATGGAAGAAACGCTGCTCGATCCCCATTCTGGTCGGGTAATTATTCACAATTTAGCTGATTATCACGTACCAATTCAGGCAGATATTCCCGAAATTGAAGCAATTTTTGTCGAAAAGCCCGATTATCACTTTAATCCTTTAGGCGTGCGGGGCATAGGTGAAATTAGCACCACTGGAGTAGCAGCCGCCGTTGCTAATGCAGTCTATCACGCTACTGGTAAGCGGGTTCGCGATTTGCCGATTACCCCAGATAAGTTGCTGTAA
- a CDS encoding four helix bundle protein, which yields MQQNKPRFISNHEDLEVYKIAFDAAMEIFKLSKNFPKGEKYSLIDQIRRSSRSVCANLAEAWTKGLPACRRRYKGSFLSKLNDAEAEAAETQVWLKFAVKCQYLDLDKGRELYSQYNQILGLIVVMTNSADKWLLKKN from the coding sequence ATGCAGCAAAATAAACCAAGATTCATTAGTAATCATGAAGATTTAGAAGTCTATAAAATTGCTTTCGATGCTGCTATGGAAATATTTAAGCTATCTAAAAATTTCCCCAAAGGGGAGAAATATTCTCTAATCGATCAAATTCGACGTTCTTCTCGTTCAGTATGTGCCAATTTAGCCGAAGCATGGACAAAGGGCTTGCCCGCATGTAGGAGACGCTATAAAGGTTCTTTTCTATCTAAACTCAATGATGCCGAAGCTGAAGCAGCCGAAACTCAAGTCTGGCTGAAGTTTGCGGTTAAATGCCAATACTTGGATTTAGATAAGGGAAGAGAACTTTATAGCCAATATAATCAGATTTTAGGATTAATTGTCGTTATGACGAATAGTGCTGATAAATGGTTATTAAAGAAGAACTAA
- a CDS encoding alpha/beta hydrolase family protein, whose protein sequence is MSNIKSLNIAGIPVIVSPPPNQDSPAPLIILWHGFDTPSSEAMLAKTMPLKEVQAWKAYPELPLFGHLMKAGNIEELTQRRLEDYLLQLLLPTIEPALQKLPEIVSQLQAELGIDPQLGIGLFGFSAGGITSLLTLIESSVNISAAVLIGVTKDMTSGIDMVERTTQQNYQTLKEQYSWIEERHKQYNWTEASRSAQQRLDFVERAAEIVQRKPIPAILLAHGVQDEIRTLEEAKTLYAALKTQYERAKQPELLSLKTFEHLKHRLDFEAAENNPQMHQDLIELQQVVARWFSQYLRQF, encoded by the coding sequence ATGTCCAACATCAAATCATTGAACATAGCTGGCATTCCTGTTATTGTAAGTCCTCCTCCTAACCAGGATAGTCCTGCGCCGTTGATTATCCTTTGGCATGGTTTTGACACACCAAGCAGTGAAGCAATGTTGGCAAAAACCATGCCATTAAAAGAAGTACAGGCTTGGAAAGCTTATCCTGAGTTGCCGTTATTTGGACACTTAATGAAAGCAGGCAATATAGAGGAATTAACGCAGCGACGGTTAGAAGATTATCTTTTACAACTGCTGCTACCTACAATTGAACCAGCCCTACAAAAACTACCCGAAATTGTCAGCCAATTGCAAGCAGAATTGGGAATCGATCCGCAGTTGGGAATTGGACTATTTGGTTTTTCAGCAGGTGGTATTACAAGTTTACTTACTTTAATTGAAAGTTCAGTGAACATTAGTGCTGCTGTCCTAATAGGTGTTACCAAAGATATGACATCAGGTATAGATATGGTTGAGCGTACAACGCAGCAAAATTATCAAACCTTAAAAGAACAATATTCTTGGATTGAAGAGCGACATAAACAATATAACTGGACTGAAGCGTCGCGTTCGGCTCAACAACGCTTAGACTTTGTAGAACGTGCTGCCGAAATTGTCCAGCGTAAACCCATACCTGCAATTTTATTAGCCCATGGTGTCCAAGATGAAATTAGGACTCTGGAGGAGGCAAAAACCTTATATGCTGCTTTAAAAACCCAGTACGAACGAGCAAAACAACCAGAGCTTCTATCCTTAAAAACATTTGAACATCTGAAGCATCGTCTAGACTTTGAAGCTGCTGAAAACAATCCCCAGATGCACCAGGATCTAATCGAACTTCAGCAGGTAGTTGCAAGGTGGTTCAGCCAATATTTGAGACAATTTTGA
- a CDS encoding (2Fe-2S)-binding protein, whose product MPLQERQTASVGSNTIAVKLNINGEKHELQLEPCVTLLDTLREYLGLTGSKKGCDHGQCGACTVLVEGERVISCLSLAAAHEDEEIITIEGLAKDNKLHPVQEAFIKHDGFQCGYCTPGQIMSAVGLIAEGQAQTDAEICELMSGNICRCGAYLGILEAIKEAKGSSEVAV is encoded by the coding sequence ATGCCACTACAAGAGAGGCAAACGGCTTCTGTAGGTTCTAATACGATCGCGGTGAAGTTAAATATTAATGGGGAGAAACATGAACTGCAACTCGAACCCTGCGTAACTTTACTCGATACCCTGCGGGAATATTTGGGCTTGACGGGTAGTAAAAAAGGTTGTGACCACGGACAATGTGGTGCTTGTACGGTTTTAGTAGAAGGGGAACGGGTGATTTCTTGTCTCTCCCTAGCAGCAGCACACGAAGACGAAGAAATTATTACTATTGAGGGTCTGGCAAAAGATAATAAGCTGCATCCCGTACAGGAAGCTTTTATTAAACATGATGGGTTTCAATGCGGTTACTGTACCCCAGGACAGATTATGTCTGCTGTAGGTTTGATTGCTGAAGGACAGGCTCAAACTGATGCGGAAATTTGCGAGTTGATGAGCGGTAATATTTGTCGCTGCGGGGCTTATTTAGGCATCCTAGAGGCAATAAAAGAAGCAAAAGGTAGTAGTGAGGTAGCGGTATGA
- a CDS encoding type II toxin-antitoxin system HicB family antitoxin, whose protein sequence is MTAKYIANKTRTLTAILYWEEDVYVAECPEVGTASQGETLEEALANLKEATELYLEDFPAFKTSPRIVTTFEVTNAYR, encoded by the coding sequence ATGACAGCAAAATACATAGCCAACAAGACCAGAACTCTAACTGCTATCTTGTATTGGGAAGAGGACGTTTATGTAGCAGAGTGTCCTGAAGTAGGTACGGCAAGCCAGGGGGAAACCCTAGAAGAAGCTTTAGCTAACTTGAAAGAAGCTACAGAACTTTATCTAGAAGATTTTCCAGCATTTAAAACATCTCCTCGCATAGTTACTACTTTTGAAGTAACAAATGCCTATCGCTAA
- the groL gene encoding chaperonin GroEL (60 kDa chaperone family; promotes refolding of misfolded polypeptides especially under stressful conditions; forms two stacked rings of heptamers to form a barrel-shaped 14mer; ends can be capped by GroES; misfolded proteins enter the barrel where they are refolded when GroES binds), translating into MAKIVSFNEESRRALEKGVNALANAVKITLGPKGRNVLLEKQFGAPQIVNDGITVAKEIELEDPLENTGARLIREVASKTKDNAGDGTTTATVIAQALIKEGLKNVAAGANPVALRKGLDKATAFLIKEIEAVAKPVAGDAIAQVATISAGNDEEVGKMIAEAMNKVTKDGVITVEESNSLATELDVVEGMQIDRGYISPYFVTDQERQVVEFDGAVILITDKKISAIADLVPILEKVARDSKPLLIIAEDIEGEALATLVVNKARGVLNVAAIKAPGFGDRRKQMLEDIAVLTGGQLISEEVGLSLDNVDLDMMGTAEKITITKEDTTIVSGSGNSEDIKKRVEQLRKQLAETDSDYDSEKLQERIAKLAGGVAVIKVGAATETELKDRKLRIEDALNATKAAVDEGIVPGGGTTLIHLAKKLAGFKEQLQDTEEQVAADIFAKALEAPLSQLASNAGAEGSVIVEKVRETDLNIGYNALTNEFGDMIAAGIIDPAKVVRSAVQNAASIAGMVLTTEALVVEKPEPEAAAPGGMGGMGGMGGMGGMGGMGGMGGMGGMM; encoded by the coding sequence ATGGCGAAGATCGTTTCGTTTAATGAAGAGTCCAGACGAGCATTAGAGAAAGGAGTTAATGCCCTAGCTAATGCCGTTAAAATCACTCTAGGCCCCAAAGGTCGTAACGTTTTACTAGAAAAACAGTTTGGCGCGCCTCAAATTGTCAATGATGGAATTACCGTCGCCAAAGAAATTGAGTTAGAAGATCCTTTAGAAAATACTGGTGCAAGATTAATTCGAGAAGTTGCTTCCAAAACCAAAGATAATGCTGGTGATGGAACAACTACTGCTACCGTAATTGCCCAGGCATTAATCAAAGAAGGTTTAAAAAATGTTGCAGCAGGAGCTAATCCTGTTGCCCTGAGAAAAGGTCTTGATAAAGCTACAGCTTTCTTGATTAAAGAAATAGAGGCTGTAGCTAAACCAGTAGCAGGGGATGCGATCGCTCAAGTAGCTACAATATCTGCTGGAAATGATGAAGAAGTCGGTAAAATGATCGCCGAAGCCATGAACAAGGTGACAAAAGATGGTGTAATTACCGTAGAAGAATCTAACTCTCTAGCTACAGAACTAGATGTAGTAGAGGGGATGCAGATCGATCGCGGTTATATCTCTCCTTACTTTGTTACCGACCAAGAAAGACAGGTTGTGGAATTTGACGGTGCAGTCATCTTGATTACTGACAAAAAAATTAGCGCGATCGCCGATCTTGTTCCCATCTTAGAGAAAGTTGCTCGCGACAGCAAGCCTTTACTGATTATCGCCGAAGACATAGAAGGAGAAGCCCTGGCTACTTTAGTAGTCAACAAAGCTAGAGGCGTATTGAATGTGGCAGCGATTAAAGCTCCTGGTTTTGGCGATCGCCGTAAGCAAATGTTAGAAGATATTGCCGTACTAACTGGCGGACAGTTAATCTCAGAAGAGGTTGGTTTAAGTCTTGATAATGTTGACCTGGACATGATGGGTACAGCAGAAAAAATTACGATCACTAAAGAAGATACAACTATTGTTTCTGGCTCTGGTAATAGCGAAGACATCAAAAAACGAGTAGAACAATTACGCAAACAGTTAGCAGAAACTGATTCAGATTACGATTCTGAAAAACTACAGGAGCGCATCGCTAAATTAGCGGGTGGCGTTGCTGTAATCAAAGTTGGAGCAGCTACCGAGACTGAACTAAAAGACCGTAAACTACGCATTGAAGATGCACTCAACGCGACTAAAGCTGCGGTAGATGAAGGTATTGTTCCTGGTGGTGGCACAACTCTAATTCACCTAGCTAAAAAACTAGCTGGTTTTAAAGAGCAGCTACAGGATACTGAAGAGCAGGTAGCAGCAGACATTTTTGCTAAAGCTTTAGAAGCTCCTTTATCTCAGCTAGCCAGTAATGCAGGGGCTGAAGGTTCTGTAATCGTCGAAAAAGTTAGAGAGACTGACTTGAATATTGGTTACAATGCCTTGACTAACGAATTTGGCGACATGATTGCAGCAGGTATTATCGATCCTGCTAAGGTAGTTCGCTCGGCAGTACAAAATGCAGCCTCTATTGCGGGAATGGTTCTAACTACCGAAGCTTTAGTGGTAGAGAAACCCGAACCCGAAGCTGCTGCACCTGGTGGCATGGGTGGCATGGGTGGCATGGGCGGCATGGGCGGCATGGGCGGCATGGGCGGCATGGGCGGCATGGGCGGTATGATGTAG
- a CDS encoding xanthine dehydrogenase family protein molybdopterin-binding subunit, giving the protein MNQVIGQAKKRVTGKLKTTGGAKYAAEFPVENVTHGVITTSTVAKGSIANIDTREAQAVPGVIAIITHHNAPQLPFKPIPQEQQFTVAPPGSEYPQTLYTDRIHFYGQPVAVTVAETLEQAEQAASLIQVEYREEEHSVSVEKAEQAGQLITPADRPDQSRGNPEAALANAEISIDVNYKVPTEHHNPIEPHATIAIWSKDNLKLYDKTQWVKSVQQHLGSVFGIPEANVEVISPFVGGAFGCAGRIWQQTMIAPIAAKVVNRPVKLVLSRKQMFSMTGHRPYTTQRIAMGANKDGTLTSIIHEATAEAAQFETYTEKVLNASRFLHACPNVQTKYRLAKLDISTPTFMRAPGEAQGVYALESALDELSYELGIDPLELRQINYAEQDPESNLPWSSKALRECYKQGAEAMGWSQRNPQPRSMSENGILIGYGMATGTYPMIRREATAKARILQDGTAVVQSAASDMGPGTYTTMTIIASESLGIPSDRITFELGDSSFPFAPAHGGSTTVASVGSAVKAACEKARSQALALVKQIDSPLARTKQDDLKVEDGKIFDQQNPSQSLSYAEILAQANQESIKAEATSEPGSEKEKFSMHSFGATFVEVRVDELLGDINVARVVSAVDVGRIINPKTAKSQTIGGVVGGIGMALQEHTYLDSRYGNYLNANLGEYLVPVNADIPEIEAIFCGEPDYHANPLGARGIGEIAIVGVAAAVANAVYHATGKRVRDLPITLDKLL; this is encoded by the coding sequence ATGAATCAGGTTATCGGACAAGCTAAAAAAAGAGTTACGGGAAAACTCAAAACTACAGGGGGTGCCAAATATGCTGCGGAATTTCCCGTTGAGAATGTCACTCATGGGGTAATAACTACTAGTACCGTTGCTAAAGGAAGTATTGCCAATATTGATACCAGAGAGGCCCAGGCAGTTCCAGGAGTAATAGCGATAATTACGCATCACAATGCGCCTCAACTGCCTTTTAAACCAATTCCCCAAGAACAGCAATTTACTGTCGCCCCACCAGGATCAGAATATCCCCAGACTCTCTATACAGATCGCATTCATTTTTACGGACAGCCTGTAGCGGTTACTGTCGCCGAGACTTTGGAACAGGCAGAACAAGCAGCATCTTTGATTCAAGTTGAGTATCGAGAAGAAGAACATAGCGTCAGTGTGGAAAAAGCCGAACAAGCAGGTCAATTAATTACGCCTGCCGATCGACCCGACCAGTCTCGTGGTAACCCAGAGGCAGCATTAGCAAATGCCGAAATAAGTATTGACGTTAATTATAAAGTTCCCACCGAACATCATAATCCCATCGAACCCCATGCCACGATCGCTATTTGGTCAAAGGACAATTTAAAACTCTACGATAAAACTCAGTGGGTAAAAAGCGTACAGCAACATCTGGGTTCTGTATTTGGTATTCCCGAAGCAAACGTGGAAGTTATTTCACCTTTTGTCGGTGGTGCTTTTGGCTGTGCAGGGCGTATTTGGCAGCAAACTATGATCGCACCTATTGCTGCTAAAGTTGTAAATCGTCCTGTCAAGCTGGTTTTGTCCCGCAAGCAAATGTTTAGTATGACGGGGCATCGTCCTTATACTACTCAAAGGATTGCGATGGGTGCAAACAAAGATGGTACTCTAACCTCAATTATTCACGAGGCGACAGCAGAAGCTGCACAATTTGAAACCTATACCGAGAAAGTACTTAATGCTTCTCGTTTTCTTCATGCCTGTCCTAACGTACAAACCAAATACAGACTGGCAAAGCTAGATATTTCTACACCTACCTTTATGCGTGCGCCAGGAGAAGCACAGGGAGTTTATGCTTTAGAGTCGGCACTTGATGAACTATCTTACGAACTGGGAATCGATCCTTTAGAGTTGAGACAGATTAACTATGCCGAACAAGATCCAGAATCAAATTTGCCCTGGTCGTCAAAAGCTTTAAGAGAATGCTACAAACAGGGGGCAGAAGCTATGGGGTGGAGTCAACGCAACCCCCAACCGCGATCGATGAGTGAAAACGGAATACTTATCGGTTACGGGATGGCAACGGGTACTTATCCGATGATACGTAGAGAAGCAACTGCCAAAGCCCGCATTTTACAAGACGGTACAGCAGTGGTACAGAGTGCTGCATCCGATATGGGTCCTGGAACTTACACTACCATGACTATAATTGCCTCCGAATCTTTGGGCATACCAAGCGATCGCATTACTTTTGAGTTGGGTGATTCTAGCTTTCCTTTCGCCCCAGCACACGGTGGTTCGACGACGGTAGCCTCAGTAGGTTCTGCGGTTAAGGCTGCTTGTGAAAAAGCGCGATCGCAGGCTTTAGCATTAGTTAAACAGATAGATTCTCCTCTGGCTAGAACTAAACAAGACGACTTAAAAGTGGAAGATGGAAAAATATTTGACCAGCAAAACCCATCCCAAAGCTTAAGCTATGCTGAAATTCTTGCCCAAGCTAACCAGGAATCTATTAAAGCCGAGGCGACATCAGAACCAGGTTCGGAAAAAGAAAAATTTTCAATGCACTCCTTTGGGGCGACTTTTGTAGAGGTGCGGGTAGATGAACTACTGGGAGATATTAACGTAGCGCGGGTAGTTTCTGCTGTAGATGTGGGACGCATTATTAACCCTAAAACAGCAAAGTCTCAGACTATCGGTGGGGTTGTCGGCGGTATCGGCATGGCACTACAGGAGCATACTTACCTCGATTCGCGTTATGGCAACTATCTCAACGCTAACTTAGGAGAATACCTTGTACCAGTCAATGCCGACATTCCCGAAATTGAAGCAATCTTTTGTGGAGAACCAGATTATCATGCCAATCCGCTTGGTGCTAGGGGAATCGGTGAAATAGCCATAGTTGGTGTAGCAGCAGCAGTTGCTAATGCAGTTTATCATGCTACAGGTAAACGGGTTCGCGATTTACCAATTACGCTAGATAAATTATTGTAA
- a CDS encoding SOS response-associated peptidase, translating into MCGRFTLNTTADEIARQFEVEVNETIPPRYNIAPSQQILAIAQKSAARSLLMMKWGLIPSWVKDLDSWKSNLINARVETVAEKPSFRSAFKHRPCLIPTSGFYEWSKDKQPHFFRLKDHQPFALAGLWESWNNGEDELVSCTIITTEANIEVSKVHHRMPVIIQPTDYDSWLGELERGSPRRRQAQGQVSLDRKQLLDALPKVALELYPVSKKVNSPKNDTPDCIKPINSY; encoded by the coding sequence ATGTGTGGACGATTTACTTTAAATACAACAGCCGATGAGATTGCCCGACAATTTGAGGTGGAAGTAAACGAAACTATTCCTCCTCGTTACAACATCGCTCCGTCTCAGCAAATATTAGCGATCGCACAAAAATCAGCAGCGCGATCGCTTTTGATGATGAAATGGGGTTTAATTCCTAGCTGGGTTAAAGACTTGGATAGTTGGAAGAGTAATCTAATTAATGCTCGTGTGGAGACAGTTGCAGAAAAACCGAGCTTTAGAAGCGCATTTAAGCATCGCCCCTGTTTAATTCCCACTTCAGGATTTTATGAATGGAGTAAAGACAAGCAACCTCACTTTTTTCGTCTCAAAGACCATCAACCGTTTGCCCTAGCAGGATTATGGGAATCATGGAACAACGGTGAAGATGAGCTTGTAAGCTGCACTATTATCACCACCGAAGCAAATATCGAAGTCTCCAAGGTGCATCATCGAATGCCAGTGATTATTCAACCAACTGATTATGATTCGTGGTTAGGTGAATTGGAGCGAGGAAGCCCGCGTCGCCGCCAGGCGCAAGGGCAAGTCTCGCTAGACAGAAAACAATTACTTGATGCCTTACCTAAAGTTGCTCTGGAACTATATCCAGTAAGCAAGAAGGTAAACAGTCCTAAAAATGATACTCCTGACTGCATCAAGCCAATTAACTCTTATTGA
- a CDS encoding FAD binding domain-containing protein, translated as MKHFTYERAGDRTSAITQVAQNPQAKFIAGGTNFMDMWKEGVETPERLIDIRKLPGNITFNDDGGLRLDASTTNSQVAYHTQVGDRYPVLSQAILAGASPQLRNMATTGGNLMQRNRCSYFHDVSYPCNKRQPNSGCPAIEGINRMHAIFGTSDRCIAAHPSDMCVALAALGAVVQTRKPNGSARSIAFEDFHLLPGDTPEIETALEHGELIEAVEIPSLPWAKRSHYLKVRDRHSYAYALVSAAVALEIEGDKIVNARVALGGVGTKPWRSPEAESALFGAVNNEENFTAAAEAALQGAQPYRYNSFKIDLAKSTLVQALLTASAMEIN; from the coding sequence ATGAAACACTTTACTTACGAACGGGCAGGCGATCGCACAAGCGCGATTACTCAAGTCGCTCAAAACCCCCAGGCTAAGTTTATTGCGGGGGGAACTAACTTTATGGATATGTGGAAAGAAGGGGTGGAAACTCCCGAACGCCTGATCGATATTCGCAAGCTTCCAGGTAATATCACATTTAACGATGATGGTGGGTTGCGTCTTGATGCCTCAACTACTAATTCTCAGGTTGCTTATCATACCCAAGTAGGCGATCGCTATCCTGTATTATCTCAAGCAATTTTAGCAGGGGCATCGCCTCAGTTACGCAACATGGCGACAACAGGGGGAAATTTGATGCAGCGCAATCGTTGTTCTTATTTTCATGATGTTTCTTATCCCTGTAATAAACGCCAGCCAAATTCTGGTTGTCCCGCTATCGAAGGAATCAATCGGATGCACGCTATTTTTGGTACGAGCGATCGCTGTATTGCTGCCCATCCCTCAGATATGTGCGTTGCTTTGGCAGCTTTAGGTGCAGTAGTACAAACCCGTAAACCGAATGGGTCAGCAAGAAGTATTGCTTTTGAAGATTTTCATTTGCTTCCAGGAGATACTCCAGAAATTGAAACAGCCTTAGAACATGGCGAACTAATTGAAGCTGTGGAAATACCATCTTTACCCTGGGCAAAGCGATCGCATTATTTAAAAGTGCGCGATCGCCATTCTTATGCTTATGCTTTAGTTTCAGCAGCAGTAGCTTTAGAGATAGAGGGAGACAAGATTGTCAATGCCAGAGTAGCCCTGGGAGGAGTAGGCACAAAACCCTGGCGATCGCCTGAAGCCGAATCGGCTTTATTTGGCGCGGTGAATAATGAAGAAAACTTTACAGCAGCAGCAGAAGCAGCATTACAAGGAGCGCAACCCTATCGTTATAACAGTTTTAAAATCGATTTAGCTAAATCGACACTGGTACAAGCATTGTTAACCGCCTCAGCAATGGAGATAAATTAA